The Sesamum indicum cultivar Zhongzhi No. 13 linkage group LG6, S_indicum_v1.0, whole genome shotgun sequence genome has a segment encoding these proteins:
- the LOC105163472 gene encoding tyrosine decarboxylase 1, with amino-acid sequence MDGGLKPMDAEQLRECAHKMVDFIADYYKNIESFPVLSQVQPGYLRELLPDSAPACPESLQDVLDDVQNKILPGVTHWQSPEYFAYFPSNSSVAGFLGEMLSAGINMVGFSWITSPAATELEMIVLDWLAKALNLPDEFLSTGKGGGVIQGTASEAVLVVLLAARDKVLTRLGKDAIGKLVGYSSDQTHSAVLKACKIAGIHPENCRVLKTDASSEYALSPESLSDAISQDIASGLIPFFLCATVGTTSSTAVDPLPALGKISNSNGLWFHVDAAYAGSACICPEFRHYIDGVEEATSFNMNAHKWFLTNFDCSALWVKDRSALVQSLSTNPEFLQNKASQGNLVVDYKDWQIPLGRRFRSLKLWMVLRLYGLENLQAYIRNHIELARKFEELVKLDPRFEVAARRNFSLVCFRLLPTHQNNLESANRLNRELLDAVNSTGKLFISHTVLSNKYVLRFAVGAPLTEERHVVAAWTTLQEKASGLLRNSQE; translated from the exons AT GGATGGTGGATTGAAGCCGATGGATGCAGAGCAATTGAGGGAGTGTGCCCACAAGATGGTGGACTTCATTGCTGACTATTACAAGAACATTGAGAGCTTCCCTGTTCTTAGCCAAGTTCAG CCTGGATATCTGCGTGAACTTCTGCCGGACTCTGCGCCTGCTTGCCCTGAATCATTGCAAGATGTTTTGGACG ATGttcagaataaaatattaccaGGAGTGACCCATTGGCAAAGCCCGGAATACTTTGCATATTTTCCATCCAATAGCAGTGTGGCCGGGTTCTTGGGGGAAATGCTTAGTGCTGGCATAAACATGGTGGGGTTCAGTTGGATAACTTCTCCTGCTGCAACAGAACTTGAAATGATAGTTCTGGATTGGCTTGCTAAGGCACTTAACCTACCTGATGAATTCCTTTCTACAG GAAAAGGTGGTGGAGTAATACAGGGAACTGCAAGTGAAGCAGTATTAGTTGTGCTTTTAGCGGCTCGAGACAAAGTCCTTACAAGGCTTGGGAAAGATGCCATTGGAAAGCTTGTGGGCTACAGTTCTGATCAAACTCATTCTGCTGTACTGAAAGCCTGCAAG ATAGCAGGAATTCACCCTGAGAATTGCCGGGTGCTGAAAACAGATGCATCCAGTGAATATGCTCTGTCTCCTGAATCACTCAGTGACGCAATCTCACAGGACATAGCCTCTGGTTTAATTCCCTTCTTCTTGTGTGCTACT GTTGGTACTACATCATCAACAGCTGTGGATCCTCTGCCAGCATTGGGGAAGATTTCAAAT AGTAATGGATTGTGGTTTCATGTGGATGCTGCTTATGCTGGAAGTGCTTGTATCTGTCCAGAATTTCGCCACTATATTGATGGCGTCGAAGAAGCTACCTCGTTTAACATGAATGCGCACAAGTGGTTTTTAACGAACTTTGACTGTTCGGCTCTCTGGGTGAAG GACAGAAGTGCACTTGTCCAATCATTATCAACGAATCCTGAGTTCCTTCAAAACAAA GCTTCTCAAGGCAACTTGGTTGTGGATTACAAAGATTGGCAAATCCCCTTAGGACGCAGGTTCAG ATCTCTGAAACTATGGATGGTGTTGAGACTTTACGGGCTGGAAAACTTGCAGGCTTACATAAGAAACCATATTGAGTTAGCAAGGAAATTTGAAGAACTTGTTAAGCTAGACCCGAGATTTGAG GTCGCTGCCCGTCGGAATTTCTCTTTAGTTTGCTTTCGCCTGTTGCCTACTCATCAGAACAATCTAGAGTCGGCTAACAGATTGAACCGTGAGTTGCTTGATGCTGTAAACTCGACAGGAAAACTCTTCATCTCTCACACG GTACTATCGAACAAGTATGTATTAAGGTTCGCGGTGGGGGCTCCGCTGACTGAAGAGAGGCATGTGGTTGCGGCATGGACAACGTTGCAAGAAAAGGCTTCCGGGTTACTCAGGAATTCACAAGAATAA
- the LOC105163475 gene encoding WD repeat-containing protein 70, which yields MEDEAEIFEGLRSQFPLSFGKQSKSETPLELIHNATRRAAAAATTSTAVNSDKPSASTSSDKANAFPSLSSSSKGWLDSLKNSNPRNPKKKAKEDELIGPPRRPVSSDGTAIIGPPRPPPGSGVVDEDDEPVIGPPRPRPGGDGDDDDDEPMVGPPRPPPGGEGEDDDGGSMIGPPRPPPGGMQSDSDEDMDEEDENSGYRIPLSNEIVLKGHTKVVAALAVDHSGSRVLSGSYDYTVRMYDFQGMNSRLQSFRQLEPFEGHQIRGLSWSPTADRFLCVTGSAQAKIYDRDGLTLGEFVKGDMYIRDLKNTKGHISGLTCGEWHPKAKETILTSSEDGSLRIWDVNDFKSQKQVIKPKLSRPGRVPVTTCSWDREGKRIAGGIGDGSIQVWNIKAGWGSRPDIYVANGHTDDITGIKFSSDGLTLLSRSFDGSLKVWDLRQMKEALQVFDDLPNHYAQTNITFSPDEQLFLTGTSIERESTTGGLLCIYDRAKLELVSRVGISPTFSVVQCAWHPRLNQIFATVGDRHEGGTHILYDPTISERGALVCVARAPRKQSVDDFQAQPVIHNPHALPLFRDQPSRKRQREKILKDPLKSHKPELPINGPGHGGRVGSTKGSLLTQYLLKQGGLIKETWMEEDPREAILKYADVAAKDPKFIAPAYAETQPEPVFAKSDSEDEEK from the exons ATGGAGGATGAAGCGGAGATATTTGAGGGACTCAGATCGCAGTTCCCCTTGAGTTTCGGTAAGCAATCCAAATCCGAGACCCCTCTGGAGCTCATTCACAACGCCACCCGTCGGGCCGCCGCTGCCGCCACCACTTCTACCGCAGTCAACTCGGATAAGCCATCTGCATCCACCTCTAGTGACAAGGCAAATGCGTTTCCTTCTCTATCCAGCTCCTCTAAAGGCTGGCTCGATTCCTTGAAAAACTCTAACCCTAGAAATCCgaagaagaaagcaaaagaGGATGAATTAATTGGGCCTCCCCGCCGACCAGTGAGTTCGGATGGGACGGCGATAATTGGGCCGCCTAGGCCGCCTCCTGGAAGTGGTGTGGTGGATGAGGATGATGAACCAGTAATTGGGCCGCCTAGGCCGCGTCCTGGTGGAGATGgtgacgatgatgatgatgagccAATGGTTGGGCCGCCCAGGCCGCCTCCTGGCGGAGAAGGTGAGGATGATGACGGCGGGTCAATGATTGGGCCGCCTAGACCACCTCCTGGCGGCATGCAGTCTGATTCTGACGAAGATATGGACGAAGAAGATGAGAATTCTGGGTATCGAATTCCACTGAGCAATGAGATTGTCTTGAAGGGGCATACCAAG GTGGTTGCGGCGCTTGCTGTGGATCACTCAGGATCTCGAGTCCTATCTGGCAGCTACGACTATACGGTTCGCATGTATGACTTTCAGGGCATGAATTCTCGTCTTCAGTCATTTAGACAGCTTGAGCCATTTGAAGGTCATCAAATTCGTGGTTTGAGTTGGAGTCCTACAGCAGATCGATTTTTGTGTGTGACTGGCTCAGCCCAGGCTAAG ATCTATGACCGTGATGGTCTTACACTGGGCGAGTTTGTTAAGGGGGACATGTATATTAGGGATCTTAAGAATACTAAAGGCCACATATCTGGATTGACTTGTGGAGAGTGGCACCCAAAGGCAAAGGAGACTATCTTAACATCTTCTGAGGACGGTTCACTACGAATATGGGATGTAAATGACTTCAAAAGTCAAAAGCAG GTTATTAAACCCAAACTTTCTAGGCCTGGACGAGTTCCTGTAACCACGTGTTCCTGGGATCGTGAAGGAAAACGAATTGCAGGAGGTATTGGGGATGGTTCCATACAG GTATGGAACATTAAAGCTGGATGGGGAAGCAGGCCAGACATATACGTTGCAAATGGCCACACTGATGATATTACAGGAATTAAGTTTTCCAGTGACGGATTAACATTGTTGTCAAGAAGCTTTGATGGTTCACTCAAG GTCTGGGATTTACGTCAAATGAAGGAGGCTCTTCAAGTGTTTGATGATCTTCCGAATCATTATGCTCAGACAAATATTACATTCAGCCCCGACGAGCAACTCTTCTTGACTGGAACATCAATTGAAAGGGAAAGCACAACAGGGGGTCTGCTATGTATTTATGATAGAGCTAAATTGGAACTGGTCTCTCGAGTTGGAATATCGCCTACATTTAGTGTAGTTCAGTGTGCTTGGCATCCAAGACTAAATCag ATCTTCGCAACAGTAGGGGACAGGCATGAAGGAGGAACTCACATACTATATGATCCAACCATCAGCGAGAGAGGGGCACTTGTGTGTGTTGCACGTGCGCCAAGGAAGCAATCCGTTGATGATTTTCAGGCACAGCCCGTTATTCACAATCCTCATGCACTACCGTTATTCAGAGATCAGCCTAGCCGCAAACGCCAGCGTGAGAAGATATTGAAGGACCCACTTAAGTCTCACAAACCTGAGCTACCAATAAATGGGCCAGGTCATGGTGGAAGAGTTGGTTCCACCAAGGGAAGTTTGCTAACACAATACCTTCTCAAG CAAGGTGGCTTGATTAAGGAAACTTGGATGGAGGAAGATCCCAGAGAAGCGATCCTGAAGTATGCTGATGTTGCTGCCAAAGATCCTAAGTTTATTGCCCCAGCATATGCAGAGACACAGCCTGAACCAGTGTTTGCCAAGTCTGACTCAGAGGATGAGGAGAAATAA